One window of the Prochlorococcus marinus CUG1438 genome contains the following:
- the grxD gene encoding Grx4 family monothiol glutaredoxin, producing the protein MENLTKEKIQKLIDSNPVMVFMKGTKLMPQCGFSNNVVQILNSLGVEFSTFDVLSDFEVREGIKEYSDWPTIPQVYLKGEFLGGSDILIEMYNSGSLKEKIEIELAS; encoded by the coding sequence ATGGAAAACTTAACAAAAGAAAAAATACAAAAACTTATTGATTCAAATCCAGTCATGGTCTTCATGAAAGGAACTAAATTAATGCCTCAATGCGGGTTCTCAAACAATGTAGTTCAAATTCTAAATTCCCTAGGTGTAGAGTTTAGTACGTTTGATGTTTTAAGTGACTTCGAAGTAAGAGAAGGTATCAAAGAATATTCAGATTGGCCAACAATTCCTCAAGTCTACCTAAAAGGAGAATTTCTAGGTGGTTCAGATATTCTTATTGAAATGTACAATTCAGGATCTCTAAAAGAAAAAATAGAAATCGAATTAGCTTCTTAA